In Nicotiana tabacum cultivar K326 chromosome 11, ASM71507v2, whole genome shotgun sequence, a single window of DNA contains:
- the LOC107790235 gene encoding protein NDL1 isoform X1, with amino-acid sequence MSDSSSDSVSVDVETIYLGGKEHIIRTDCGSVSVLVYGDQEKPALITYPDLALNHNSCFQGLFFCPEAASLLLHNFCIYHISPPGHEVCELASLFCFIKSLEFLQLGAAAICSENPVPSVDDLTDQIVEVLNYFGLGAVMCMGVIAGAYILSLFAIKHRERVLGLILVSPLCRAPSWTEWFYNKVMSNLLYFYGMCGVLKEFLLHRYFSKEVRGSPDVPESDIVQACRRLLDERQSMNIWRFLQAIDGRPDITDGLKTIKCRTLIFVGDDSPFHSEALHITAKLDRRFSALVEVQVCGSMVTEEQPHAMLIPMEYFLMGYGLYRPNQFSGSPRSPLTPSCIAPELLSPESMGLKLKPIKTQIAQK; translated from the exons ATGTCAGATTCAAGCAGCGATTCCGTTTCCGTCGATGTTGAGACCATCTATCTTGGCGGAAAG GAGCATATCATAAGGACTGACTGTGGTTCTGTGTCAGTTTTAGTTTATGGAGACCAAGAGAAGCCAGCACTGATCACTTATCCTGATCTAGCTCTAAATC ATAATTCATGTTTCCAAGGACTGTTCTTCTGTCCGGAAGCAGCTTCTCTGCTGCTCCACAATTTTTGCATTTACCACATTAGTCCTCCTGGGCATGAGGTCTGTGAACTGGCAAGCTTATTTTGTTTCATCAAGTCATTAG AGTTCTTGCAGTTGGGAGCTGCAGCAATTTGTTCAGAGAATCCTGTACCATCTGTGGATGATTTAACGGATCAGATAGTTGAGGTTCTTAACTACTTTGG GCTTGGAGCTGTGATGTGTATGGGAGTAATTGCTGGTGCTTACATACTCAGCTTATTTGCT ATAAAGCATAGGGAGCGTGTTCTTGGTTTGATTCTTGTTTCCCCTCTATGCAGAGCACCTTCTTGGACTGAATGGTTTTACAATAAG GTCATGTCAAATTTACTATACTTCTACGGGATGTGTGGTGTTCTGAAAGAGTTTTTGCTGCACCGCTACTTCAGCAAG GAAGTTCGTGGATCTCCAGATGTTCCGGAATCAGATATAGTTCAAGCATGCAGAAGA TTACTAGATGAGAGGCAGAGCATGAATATTTGGCGTTTTCTTCAAGCCATTGATGG GAGACCTGATATCACGGATGGATTGAAAACAATAAAATGTCGAACCCTCATATTTGTCGGGGATGATTCTCCTTTCCATTCGGAGGCTCTCCACATAACTGCTAAATTAGATCGAAGATTCAGTGCCCTAGTTGAG GTACAAGTGTGTGGATCAATGGTGACAGAAGAGCAGCCACATGCTATGTTAATACCAATGGAGTATTTCCTCATGGGGTATGGACTATACAGACCAAATCAGTTCAGTGGCAGTCCTAGAAGTCCTCTCACTCCATCTTGCATTGCTCCTGAGCTTCTCTCTCCAGAAAGCATGGGTTTAAAGCTGAAACCTATCAAGACTCAGATTGCACAAAAATAA
- the LOC107790235 gene encoding protein NDL1 isoform X2 translates to MSDSSSDSVSVDVETIYLGGKEHIIRTDCGSVSVLVYGDQEKPALITYPDLALNHNSCFQGLFFCPEAASLLLHNFCIYHISPPGHELGAAAICSENPVPSVDDLTDQIVEVLNYFGLGAVMCMGVIAGAYILSLFAIKHRERVLGLILVSPLCRAPSWTEWFYNKVMSNLLYFYGMCGVLKEFLLHRYFSKEVRGSPDVPESDIVQACRRLLDERQSMNIWRFLQAIDGRPDITDGLKTIKCRTLIFVGDDSPFHSEALHITAKLDRRFSALVEVQVCGSMVTEEQPHAMLIPMEYFLMGYGLYRPNQFSGSPRSPLTPSCIAPELLSPESMGLKLKPIKTQIAQK, encoded by the exons ATGTCAGATTCAAGCAGCGATTCCGTTTCCGTCGATGTTGAGACCATCTATCTTGGCGGAAAG GAGCATATCATAAGGACTGACTGTGGTTCTGTGTCAGTTTTAGTTTATGGAGACCAAGAGAAGCCAGCACTGATCACTTATCCTGATCTAGCTCTAAATC ATAATTCATGTTTCCAAGGACTGTTCTTCTGTCCGGAAGCAGCTTCTCTGCTGCTCCACAATTTTTGCATTTACCACATTAGTCCTCCTGGGCATGAG TTGGGAGCTGCAGCAATTTGTTCAGAGAATCCTGTACCATCTGTGGATGATTTAACGGATCAGATAGTTGAGGTTCTTAACTACTTTGG GCTTGGAGCTGTGATGTGTATGGGAGTAATTGCTGGTGCTTACATACTCAGCTTATTTGCT ATAAAGCATAGGGAGCGTGTTCTTGGTTTGATTCTTGTTTCCCCTCTATGCAGAGCACCTTCTTGGACTGAATGGTTTTACAATAAG GTCATGTCAAATTTACTATACTTCTACGGGATGTGTGGTGTTCTGAAAGAGTTTTTGCTGCACCGCTACTTCAGCAAG GAAGTTCGTGGATCTCCAGATGTTCCGGAATCAGATATAGTTCAAGCATGCAGAAGA TTACTAGATGAGAGGCAGAGCATGAATATTTGGCGTTTTCTTCAAGCCATTGATGG GAGACCTGATATCACGGATGGATTGAAAACAATAAAATGTCGAACCCTCATATTTGTCGGGGATGATTCTCCTTTCCATTCGGAGGCTCTCCACATAACTGCTAAATTAGATCGAAGATTCAGTGCCCTAGTTGAG GTACAAGTGTGTGGATCAATGGTGACAGAAGAGCAGCCACATGCTATGTTAATACCAATGGAGTATTTCCTCATGGGGTATGGACTATACAGACCAAATCAGTTCAGTGGCAGTCCTAGAAGTCCTCTCACTCCATCTTGCATTGCTCCTGAGCTTCTCTCTCCAGAAAGCATGGGTTTAAAGCTGAAACCTATCAAGACTCAGATTGCACAAAAATAA